In Neofelis nebulosa isolate mNeoNeb1 chromosome 10, mNeoNeb1.pri, whole genome shotgun sequence, one DNA window encodes the following:
- the APLNR gene encoding apelin receptor yields the protein MEEAGDFDTYYGADNQSECEYTDWKSSGALIPAIYMLVFLLGTTGNGLVLWTVFRSSREKRRSADIFIASLAVADLTFVVTLPLWATYTYRDYDWPFGTFACKLSSYLVFVNMYASVFCLTGLSFDRYLAIVRPVANARLRLRVSGAAATAVLWVLAALLAAPVMVFRATGDLENTTRVQCYMDYSVVAASGSEWAWEVGLGVSSTAVGFVVPFTVMLTCYFFIAQTIAGHFRKERVEGLRKRRRLLGIIVVLVVTFALCWVPYHLVKTLYTLGGLLRWPCDFDLFLMNVFPYCTCVSYVNSCLNPFLYAFFDPRFRQACASVLCWGQGRCGAAAHSGSGEKSASYSSGHSQGPGPNSGKGGEQMLEKSIPYSQETLVVD from the coding sequence ATGGAGGAGGCCGGCGACTTTGACACCTACTACGGGGCAGACAACCAGTCTGAGTGCGAGTACACGGACTGGAAGTCCTCGGGGGCCCTCATCCCCGCCATCTACATGCTGGTCTTCCTCCTGGGCACCACGGGCAACGGCCTGGTGCTCTGGACCGTGTTCCGCAGCAGCCGCGAGAAGAGGCGCTCGGCCGACATCTTCATCGCCAGCCTGGCAGTGGCCGACCTGACTTTCGTGGTGACCCTGCCGCTGTGGGCCACCTACACGTACCGGGACTACGACTGGCCCTTCGGCACCTTTGCTTGCAAGCTCAGCAGCTATCTCGTCTTCGTCAACATGTACGCCAGCGTCTTCTGCCTCACCGGGCTCAGCTTCGACCGCTACCTGGCCATCGTGAGGCCGGTGGCCAACGCTCGGCTGAGGCTGCGGGTCAGCGGTGCCGCGGCCACGGCCGTCCTGTGGGTGCTGGCCGCCCTCCTGGCCGCGCCGGTCATGGTGTTCCGCGCCACCGGGGACCTGGAGAACACCACCAGGGTGCAGTGCTACATGGACTACTCCGTGGTGGCCGCCTCCGGCTCCGAGTGGGCCTGGGAGGTGGGCCTGGGGGTCTCGTCCACCGCCGTGGGCTTCGTGGTGCCCTTCACCGTCATGCTGACCTGCTACTTCTTCATCGCCCAGACCATCGCCGGCCACTTCCGCAAGGAGCGCGTCGAGGGCCTGCGGAAGCGGCGCCGGCTGCTCGGCATCATCGTGGTGCTGGTGGTGACCTTCGCCCTCTGCTGGGTGCCCTACCACCTGGTGAAGACGCTCTACACGCTGGGCGGCCTGCTGCGCTGGCCCTGCGACTTCGACCTCTTCCTCATGAACGTCTTCCCCTACTGCACCTGCGTCAGCTACGTCAACAGCTGCCTCAACCCCTTTCTCTACGCCTTCTTCGACCCCCGCTTCCGCCAGGCCTGCGCCTCGGTGCTCTGCTGGGGCCAGGGCCGGTGCGGGGCTGCGGCCCACAGCGGCAGCGGGGAGAAGTCCGCCAGCTACTCCTCCGGGCACAGCCAGGGGCCCGGCCCCAACTCGGGGAAGGGCGGAGAGCAGATGCTCGAGAAGTCCATCCCCTACAGCCAAGAGACCCTGGTGGTGGACTAG